In Phalacrocorax carbo chromosome 1, bPhaCar2.1, whole genome shotgun sequence, the genomic stretch cctgagaaCCCACCCGAAGCCTCCATTTTGTGATGAGGAATCTACTGTTTGATGTTACTTCCCTGTACTTtatacttcaaatattttattgatgAAACAAATCAAATCTAAGAGGTccttttgttttagttttccttttcaattaTGGATAATAATTTGATTGTCAATGGTCTTGTTTATGCCATAGTTTATGGGCAACTCCTTCTTTGCTTTGCCTTATGGATGAGAAATTGTTGCAAAGCCAAAAATCCATTGCTTTGCAGTTGTTATTTAGAGTCTTCCATTGTCTAAAATAAAGTGGCTTTCTGGTAGTCACATGATGGTTATATCTCACAAGTATGTCTGGTGTGTTTCCTGTTTTGGGTTTGCTtattaaactgaagaaaagttCTCAGAAGCTGGTGGTGGATGGGGAGAGACTGAACTGGCAACTTTATTACAagtcaatattttttctgacaAAGGCATAGGAAAACAAGAAAGCTGCATTAAGCATAATAACAGAAATGAAGGGCTTCAGAGCAGTCTAACTGCACCAAAAAAGGTACCATCTCCATCCAAGGATATTTTGGCCTTTCTCCGTGGTATTGTAAGTTGAAGTTCATCCCCTTCTTCTAATTTTGCAATGCCTGGCAAAAGATTTGGAAAAATGTTAAGTTAATATTTCAAATACGTTACTTTCATAAACGGTATTCAAAAAGTCATTACATGTGATCTTACAAACATAAGCATGGTTTCTTACTTGTGATGAGTGCTTTTTTATCTTTAGGCACAATCTTACAAATTGCAGCCTACTCAAAGCTGACGCTTAATGTCCTCTGTGCAGCTGGACCTACTTTCCACTCTGCACTCAGTGTATCACAGTTCACTTCAGCAAACGCTGCAAAAATTTGTCACAGCAGTGTACCCAGATTCCCCATGTTATGGTGATGTGACAGTCAAGGTCAGCATTGGGTATTGCGGGTCCTAGACCACTCCGTTCCCAGAATTCTGGAGGAGGTCTTATGAGCTTTACCAACAAAATGAAGTTACCAGACATCAGCTGATCCACTGCAACTGCAGAGCACAAAAGTCTGCTTCCTGCCAGCCGCACATCAGCTGATGTGATAACCGAAAGCGCCTCACTGTCAAGTCGCAGTCACTGAGCTGAGAGCACATCTGACATCTGCTGTGACGCATGTTCCGAAGCATGAGATACTGCAGTGACATTTGGTTTCCCAGGTGAAAGCAGAAGGGTGGGAATTTGGGAAGCAGGAACCATGAAGTGTCAGGATGGAGTAGACATGCTAGCTAAGAAAGGCGGGGAGTAATACACGGGTCAAATAAGAAAATAGATGAAATTGAGAGTGGTTATGGCCCCTGAATGTGCGGGTAGAAGggcagaaaattaaagaaaatgttttgacagCCTCAGTTACCAGGAGGAAGtagctaatttatttttatttggaaaaaaaaaattagcttccttcccctcccattTGATTAGTGCCATTACTTGCCAACAGTCAACTCCACTCAATGTTGCCCACTTTTTTATAAGGTATTGGAAAAAAAGGGTAGTTTTTATTCACACAGATCTTTTTGGAAAGTAACAAAAGATAAAACCCTCAAATCCACCATTAAAGGGAAAAGGCAGACAGATAAGAGCTACCAAACAAGGTTTAATAGGCCTTGACAATAATTCCTTAAACGCTACTGCAggaatatacatatatattgaGCACTGAGCCTGCTGGActtgcattaaatattttaactgatCTTTCCTGTGGTGTTTCTAATTTGTGCAGTCAGAAAGAGCTCCTGATAGGACTTAACTATTTTTCATCTAACCAAAGAGTAAAACTGAAGTAGCCATTATAAAGAGTAGAGAATTAAGCTGGtaagaaatatatttggaaattcCACAGTAAGGTATGCAAAAATCGGGTGGCTCAAATTCATATATGATGTTTTAAAGCAGAACATAGctcctaaatattttattgggaTAACTAAATGTGGAATTCAACCCCTAATTTAAACTGAATTCTTCAGTAAGGACAGTATGTCCTTTTGTCTGCTTCAGGCATCTACGAACGGAAAGCACCGAAGTGTCTAACCACATTATATAGTCAACGGAGTGAGGGGAATTGTTCAGATCACCTAAGTCAGATGCGTGCCCTCCAACTGCCAATACTTTATATAAAACCATATTTCTTGAAAGTATTCTGAAATTTTGCAACTAACCAAATCCATGAATGCCGTCCATTTTCTTTAGAACTGCTACAATACTTAATCACCCCACACTACAGAGTCTATATGAAACAGTTTAtttgcaaacaaagaaaaagaaaacttagatAATTACCAGCAGTATAGCAAGAATTATTTGGATAAGACTGTGGCATATTTTGGATGCAACGAAACAATGTCACCAAGCTGAGATCATCACCAAACACATGAGCCTTCTTCCTCTGTATTAAGTGTCCCATAGCAAATGTTGTATCCGTATATAAAACCTACAGAAtgagaagatggagacttcAAACATATTGTatggaaacattaaaaatcctttaaaaagtcAGATGCTGTAGTGAATTGAGCTTTCTCACCTGGccatatatgaaaaaatatccTGTTTCTTTGATcactattttatttccttgttcttCCAGAGCTGTTCCACGTTTAAAGCTCAGAAGCCAAGGGACAATGCTTGAATcatctaaaagaaaaagcaattttggggcaatgagaaagaaaagttactttcttcattttcatctgccaaaaattaaaaaagctgaCTTCTAGTCAAGACTTCCAGTCCCACTAGCTGGATTTCCCCACAGAGAAGAGGATATTTGCAAGAGCTGTTCAGATGCAggaacctctttttttttttaaaaaaaagtaattcagtgACATAACTCAGATAATGCTTTGAAGTTAGATAAAATTGGTTGGAAGAGTTAATACATGGAATAGTTAGCTAAAAATCATGGAACATATTCTTACCTTTCTGTTGGATATCACTTTTGCTGTCAGCAATCAGTTGCAAGCAGGCCTGCAGCACTGCGAAGTGAAAGCATTTTGAGATCAAAGAAACACATATCAGTAATAGAATAGAGTAAGATTTTGAaactactaataaaaaaaagaaagaacgacatgaagaaaaattttctttcaatctTACTGcttatttgaaaacataatCTATTGATTTTAACACAGATCTTACTCAAACGTGCCAAAACAAAATTCATATCGCAACGTACTAGATAACTTTCAGAGATCATGCAGCTAAGCAGGAGGCCACAGGGAGCAGCACAAGTAATACTTGCTTGTTTTAATCTCTGGTCCTAATATAACTGAAAAATGTATCAGTAAGACAAATGAGCTACGAATCATCAGATCAGTTAGCCTTGTTCATTTTCTAAGCAGAAcctcaaaaaacccccaaccctgCTATCTACCACAGATATCAGATTTTCTAATGATGTTTACTACGTTATTTAAAGAAACCAGTTTACAGTCATAGTTGCTGTAAAATATTAGTCATATATACTGGTTACACggtactttcaaaataaatcctCAAAATCCATATATATACTTTCTATATGTTTTCAGATACCGAACCTATACTGAGACTAAGAGGGAAGATATAGAGATGACTGTTAACAAATTAATGCACACATAACAAATAGTTTAGTATCTGTCAAAACTTATGTGTTACTCAGAACTGTAGAGACTGGTGACACTAATGAGAAACTAGGAGTTTGATCAGAGAAAAATATGGCGGTATGTTAAAATATAGGCTCGCAAGTGAATCAAAGATCTTCTAAAAAATCTGCTAAGCATAAATGTCAGGGAACAGGATAAAATTCAAAGAGGATAGTTGCATTTGTTTACagcagattttaattaaaaaatttggTTCTAGTGCTACTTTGCAGGTTGGAAAACAAAGTAGTATTATTTACTTTGGTGCTTTGACCAACTGGCAGCGGCCAAAGATTCAAGTGCGCATCTGGGAATGCTCCAATGTCACAATGATCACACAGCCTGTGAGCCCTACTTACTTTAGCAGGAATGCTATCCTGTAAGCTCTTGTCTCCTACATTAGAATGTGTCCTTGGGTTCTGTCAATACTCATCAACAGTGTGCCAAAATCTACAGATTTTCAAACCAAGAATTTAAAAGCATCTTAATTCCCTGCCTTCTTAAAGGAATAGAAAAACCAAGCTAACACAAAATTGAAAAAGTTGTTATACGTCAGTCATTTTTCTGGCACAACAGCAAACGAcaaagttttctgaaaaagaagctTCCAAATGAAATCAAAATGTGATTTTCTGGAGTCGCACAACAAAGCACATCAGGCAATTTATTTCACAAGGTATTCATTCACCGTCCTTTGGAGCAAAGTGCCTTCTTGGTGAATAGAATTTGCTGTTTCCCTAGTATTTCAGTAAGCTAAATCAAAATTTTCattcctgcttttaaaagaacTCACTAGGGTGGCCACTGGATTTTCCACTAACCAAACAAGAGAGGATTTGTTATGATTCACACTAACCAGCTGCTATCCAGCTGGGTACCAATGAGTAGTGTTCACAAGCAGTGAAAGCTATGGCTACTTTAGCAACTCCTGTTCAATCTGTTCTACAAATTGCATTGACATTCTCGTAACTATCTTGATTCACAGACTGCAAGTCTGGATTTATGTTTCAGTTTAAGCATTGAAATACTAGTCATCATTGCTGAGAACTGCCACACAGTAATTAAAACCTGCAAGTTCAGTACAGTCTGAGATCTTTTCCacctttttaaaacacatacCAACTCTCCATATTCTCTAAAAAACTCTCACTGTCCTCTTTTTTAGTGTATGCAGAGAGAAATGAGGCTCCACAGTATATAGTAGGCTTGCTTTTCGTGTCCAGATACGCATACAGCATGACAATAAAGGGAACAGAAATTAGCAGTGTCCATTTTACCTAAAGCCACAAAGGACAAATGATAtctaaaaatgtgtttgagGGATTGAACAACAACACGCTTCAAAAAAATGTTCAGATGCCAAGACTGACACATAACTTTTTCCAGTATATACAAGCACTTCACTTTGACCTCAGTGGAACTACATacatgcttaaaattaaataattcattgAAACAAATTCAGAGTCAACAACACTGCTATTAAGGAGAagatatgtatatttttgtgtatatttgagtatattttctgggtAAATTAATAGGGATTTTCAGTTAAAAGTTAACATTGTTAGGAAACATTAGCAATTCTATTCCAAGAAAGACCTTGAAGTACAATGTCAAGAATATATGCATTACAAAATATGGGTTGAATAGTTACTATCAGTACTGACCTGAACAAATCAAATGCTCTACCTGAATGCCCTTCAGCCCAGCGTAAATCAAACTTAAATTTCAGGATTGTAACCTGAAGTATTTTTGAATAATTAATAACGCAAGCAGAATACGGGGTTAGTAAagtatgtctttaaaaatgtgcGAAAATATCTAGACTGAGTGTCATCATGAGGTCTAGCTGTATAAAACAGAGTGTGTCTAGAACAACAAAGTGTGTCCCACCCTCTCATGACTTCATATAACAGCTTTGCTTTGAcaagcatatttttcttctgattttgacCGCTCTGCAGGGTGTGGGTGGGGAGAAGAATATTTCAGAATCTGTCTTCTTCCATGAACAGAACAGTGAATTCTGAAGAAGTTAGTGACTCCAGATGCCTTTATAAACCACAGCCAGCACATGAAGGGATGTGTTCTCCACTGGTTGAGCAATGTaaccacaatattttttttaaaaagctagcTTTTGCAGTGGGATAGGAACACAGCCTTCTGCATATCTGCATGATTTAAGACCTGATAATGGTAAAATCAAATTTGCCTTCCCATGCAAGTTTTTGTAGTATTTAACTTGCAtaatgattttaatattttgcaatcTAACTTCATAACCCATCCAAACAAAATTTCAAGTTTGTTATCTGTGAATTCATGCAAAAATTTTTAAGTTTCAATATCTGAGGCCTGAGACATGCATCTCAATTcttgctgaaataaaagcaagcaaaaaccctgaactttaaaaaacagacatCCATGTTTAGGTTCCTTCTTTGGTCTAGATCTGTTCTCTGTAGACTTCCTGAAACATCTTTAAACACTAGATAATTCAGTTTATAAGTTATATGCATGTTCTTGAAAAATTTGCAGTTGTTCTTCCCTTAACTTCTTTATTTCTCATCACAAGAAATCGTCTTGTACTTTTCGCCTGTGCGTTTTTATAGACTGGTTAATTTGGCGCTTTTTAATTAAGAAGTCTTTATATGGCATTAATCATGGATTAAATAAGTCCCTACATTAAAAGGGCTTGGTCATAGTTACAGATATGACTATGATCTAACAAAGATCTTTGAAGTACTGGTGGCATTATTCTGTCCTTAACAGAATAACCAGTAACATGTTACAATCAGAAtaacaaggaaataatttactaagaattaagaatattttatgTAGAGTTCTATTATACCGTATatagcagaaaaaatattttaaaaattagagcctattttgtatatttttgatTGCATAGTGTTCTGCATAATAAACAATGCTGATTCATTCATTCAGTAAGTGGAATTCTTCATGTGAAATTGCAAGCACTGAATCAAGTAATTTTCTAGCCTTTCGCATAAAAGGGCCTACTTCCTTTTGAGTTAGCCTGTTGTCAGCAGAATCAAAAAAGAATAACACATCTTTTCAAGAAgtagggggtttttttattattaagagAACTTTTATATTTCCCCtcttcaaataataaaataagaagtACTTTGGCTACTTGGAGAAGGAATTTTATATGTGCCATTTGTTTAGACTAGTAACAAAAGGTTGTTTCTTGATTCAAAGATCACTAAAGACAAGTTCCACTTGTAAAAGTTCTTGCTATCCCTCTGTCACAGAGATCTAAACCAGCAACATACAGAGTCAAAACACTTCTAACCGACAAATGTACCAATGTGCCTATAAGGCAATTACACCAAGCACAATGGCAAAATTCTCACAACGTATTCGCCATGCTTGCACGGCAATAGTTATTTCCCATGGACACACTGATATTGGGGTAGAACCTGGGAACCGCTAATAAAAAAATTGCCGAGTCATATGCCAGGCTCAGCTCCTTCCATACACGCCATCAGACTGGCTGAGATGGATAACCTCAATACACCAAAGTAAATACAGTCCGTGCTCCAATCTGATCACAGCAGGATGCTGCCGGAATTTAAGCTTACAGAAGACCTGATGCTCCCCTCCTTAGCTGGCCATGGGAATCAGAATTTCACAATAATGATTAGAACAAGGCACAGAGAGAGCATGTAAATGGAACTTGGCATTTGTACATTGAACTGGCTTAGGTAATGCAACCTATATCGTGTTCCTGGATTCACTAGATGCAGGCAAGGCAATCAGTAATTGTGGCCAGGGTATAAAAATcagatgtttttgttgtgtAGCCATTTCCTCTAAAGGCAAAACttataaaaagaaagacaaataagaaaaattatatcTGTTCATATGTGTCCTGATATGACATTTGCCAGAAGTAGTTACATGATCTATCTGCCTGTATATTAATAATCTGTACCTTTCAAAATCACCCATTAACTCCTACTCATTGTATCAAGAACTCTGGTTCTGACTGTTAACTGTACAGCTGTATTTGGAATTGATGCTTGAAACCCATCTCTTCAACCTACTTAAACTGGAAATTGTCTCAAGACACAAAATGTGCATACGACTACTGATGACTAATAGTTCTATGCATGagcacagaaaaatgcattcCCCACAAAAATATGACAAAACCAACATTGTGTTAGATCCATTTTCATTCAGTTGTCATTTTAATTAACATTCTAATTTGTAGTGACTTTTAGGCACACAACATCAAGCAAATAGGAATGCTTGATGgaagaatagaaatagaaacatcatgcatacaggaaaaaaaaaaaaaaaggaaattccaTATATTCAagaagggctgtgctgggcctAAAAAGAATCATGGAGCACCCATTTTTGGaaattaaagtttaaaaagaaaacagaactgaacCACAACTTTGTTTATAAGTAAAATAATGGTTCTATGTTTTACTTCTGCTCTCTGATTAGAAGTAATTGTATATCAGTGACATTTTCAAGTATGCACTTTCTAAGGATTTGGCCCATGTTACGGTGAAATTGTGGGTCAACAATTAATTGTGAGGCCAGACTCTACCTTGAGACCTTGttgaagcaaacagaaatagCATAAGAACAAGGCACCTCACTCTTTACCCTAATTTATCGGCCATCATACCAGAACGAGTGCAGTGCATCTGCAGGACAACTTGGAGGCTGCCAGGATTCTGCTACCCAGAAATGGATGTGAGAAGATCAAAATGCAGGGCTAGTAATTTTGTGTACATGAACAAGTAACAGACGGGATTCAGCACCATGAACAACACCATGTTCTCTTATTTCACTCACTCtgctgaaacaaaatttcaCATCGACTAGTAGGTTCATGGCCATCACTGAAGTCTGATCTGAGAAAATGTAATACCTTACTGAACATCTGAAAGATTTAATTTGTTGTAATTAGAGCAGGCAGAAAGGTAACCTTGTCTAACAGATGACCTTTTATATAAGTGCAAGATttgtaatttactttttttcttttttagattaaaaaaatatgatggTTATGTTAGAAAATGGTTTTGTCAAACTGTGtagcttttcccttttaaattaatgttcCTATTCTGTGCTTTCTATTATCCATCCTCAACAATTTTAAAGCCAGCTGTATCTTTGAAAAAAGGCTTACAGAGATAAGTAGCTTAATTAGAATTTCATGTGAAGAAAGATAAATAGGTGTAATCAGAGGTGGCTACCTGATGAGAAAAATCTTACGTCTGCCAGAAAGAAGCACAGCTGAGGAGCCCATAACCCTCCTGTCCCCATACACCCTCAAATAGCAATAAGAATAAAGATGAAAGCTACTGTGAAGGGGACTGAATAACATGCAGAGTATTGACGCCGTaatactcattttaaaaaagacatgCCTCCTTATTTTTGAAGATACTTGTACTTTAGGTATAACAGATCACTAGTTTTTATTTGGGAAATGCTAGAATGGGGAGAGTGGGGAAGCTTTAGTGACAGGAGACAAGCTACAAGAAAGACAGTTTAAGCAATTTTGTCCTCAGTCCTGTTTGTAAAATCACTCTTAGCTGAGACCCTGAACCAAAGATCACTAATGAAATAGAATAAATCCCACTTAAACATATGGATTTTGGGTGATGTCCTAAATGAATATTCTCTTTTGAGAGACTTGGAGGAAAGTAGAGTGATTATACTCTAGAACATAAATTTCATTTAGCTTGCTGAATCTTAAGTGAAATACATTTCACATTAAATAGTCAAtcaaaagtacattttaaacaaagtgTGATTTAGTCTTCACCTACAAATTactctattttaattttgtctatTAATAATTTAAGATATCTTTCATCAGTTAAAACAATCTAAAGTATCTGTAAGAAGGTTGAACTGATTTAGGGACTCAGGAACATGTTTAGTTGCTCTGTGCAATTAGAGTGTGTATGCAAATTGTTAtaataaaattctgtatttcatcCTATCAGGCATCATTGtgtttggaaagagaaaaagaaaaaaatgtaggcaTATTATccccaaaggaaacaaatatatCCCGTTAATATTCCAACATTATAATACATATCAGAAGTCTTCTATGGAGCACAGTCTTCAGTGTTCCCTGGAGCACCTTTTTAAAAGGCCATGATAAAAAAGTCTTACTGGATAGGCACACCTTTGTTAATTTTGCTGATTATATTAATAGATTGTTTTAATGCAGAAATGACACTGAACTTCTGAATTCCTTGTAGTCTGCCTCTTTTGACAGGTACAAGCCAGCCTTTCTCTTTGAAAGCTCCTACTTCCCTAAAGTTAAGAAGCTTTCTTGCTACTTCTCTCTTTTAGGATGAGCAAGTTTTTCCAGCAAAATGACTTGGCATTTTTAATAATAGTTTTCCCTCCCTTATATTGATCAGAGAGAAACAAGTTAGGCATTACCCTGAACTGAGAATAATGGATTTAGAATTGAGCGATTTACAGtctgaagaatttaaaattgCCTTACTCAACTCTACTGCATCATCTAGAAATACCTCCATTACAAGAAGCAAAGTTCAACCTGCAGAGAGCATGGACTCCTGGTACCTTAAACAGTGTGGTGACCATTATGAGACTATACCTACAGTTAACACCATTCATTCATCAATAACTGTAAAAACCTTAACAG encodes the following:
- the TNFSF13B gene encoding tumor necrosis factor ligand superfamily member 13B isoform X2, translated to MSLYYVITLKTELETLRSELIYRVQARSPLDRPPVSPDENKAGTPVSSFLQVSAAVARQENRPPGPGPADSFQKEIWNGSRNRGRRSVVHTEERVLQACLQLIADSKSDIQQKDDSSIVPWLLSFKRGTALEEQGNKIVIKETGYFFIYGQVLYTDTTFAMGHLIQRKKAHVFGDDLSLVTLFRCIQNMPQSYPNNSCYTAGIAKLEEGDELQLTIPRRKAKISLDGDGTFFGAVRLL
- the TNFSF13B gene encoding tumor necrosis factor ligand superfamily member 13B isoform X1, which produces MKSVDCVHVIQQKDTASSPSAPPGAASGTTGLFSVTFLWLAMLLSSCLAAVSLYYVITLKTELETLRSELIYRVQARSPLDRPPVSPDENKAGTPVSSFLQVSAAVARQENRPPGPGPADSFQKEIWNGSRNRGRRSVVHTEERVLQACLQLIADSKSDIQQKDDSSIVPWLLSFKRGTALEEQGNKIVIKETGYFFIYGQVLYTDTTFAMGHLIQRKKAHVFGDDLSLVTLFRCIQNMPQSYPNNSCYTAGIAKLEEGDELQLTIPRRKAKISLDGDGTFFGAVRLL